One stretch of Halapricum desulfuricans DNA includes these proteins:
- a CDS encoding DUF5793 family protein translates to MRREEFTTTVDTDDRIPRLTVQFAGTPETLRDRLAEYGQPLDVSDLDVSYRHTSTDEPGVLSVSHRLTGEFAFEAPLEPSALRSLVAATSRREEGDRNYCLRVEPGDGDPVEFEKETLLVYDEDGNLDREHSLIPGGVEL, encoded by the coding sequence ATGCGGCGAGAAGAGTTCACGACGACCGTCGACACCGACGACCGGATCCCCCGGCTGACCGTCCAGTTTGCGGGCACGCCCGAGACCCTCCGGGACCGGTTAGCCGAGTACGGTCAGCCACTGGACGTATCCGACCTTGACGTCTCGTACCGACACACCTCGACGGACGAGCCCGGCGTACTCAGCGTTTCACACCGGTTGACCGGCGAGTTCGCCTTCGAGGCGCCGCTGGAGCCGTCGGCGCTTCGCTCGCTCGTCGCCGCCACAAGCCGCCGCGAAGAGGGCGATCGAAATTACTGTCTTCGGGTCGAGCCTGGCGACGGCGATCCCGTCGAGTTCGAGAAGGAGACGCTTCTGGTCTACGACGAAGACGGCAACCTCGACCGCGAGCACAGCCTCATTCCCGGCGGCGTCGAGTTGTGA
- a CDS encoding DUF7549 family protein, whose protein sequence is MAWVRSEYAGEFAVLSAWLAMVLPWNVVYYPNAPLDSTVVFVRFSVIELQVRFPVVLAVGEQLVTAANALAAQYPGTQLVSGLFVASPIGAIGHYDGAMQLGSIAWAIGALVLVGAFAFSLAFYLREEAVTGRSPVDPARVIGWALAAATVATAIASAFYFLERDLAGVPVPIGTVVMGALAAAVLRAERR, encoded by the coding sequence ATGGCCTGGGTCCGCTCGGAATACGCCGGCGAGTTCGCCGTCCTCTCGGCGTGGCTGGCGATGGTACTGCCCTGGAACGTGGTCTACTACCCGAACGCGCCGCTGGACAGTACCGTCGTGTTCGTCCGGTTTTCGGTCATCGAGTTGCAGGTCCGGTTCCCGGTCGTGCTCGCGGTCGGCGAACAGCTCGTCACTGCCGCCAACGCCCTGGCGGCACAGTATCCGGGTACACAACTTGTCTCCGGGCTGTTCGTGGCCTCGCCGATCGGGGCGATCGGCCACTACGACGGGGCCATGCAACTGGGGAGTATCGCGTGGGCGATCGGCGCGCTCGTGCTGGTCGGAGCGTTCGCGTTCAGTCTCGCGTTCTATCTCCGCGAGGAGGCAGTGACCGGGCGCAGCCCCGTCGATCCGGCCCGCGTGATCGGCTGGGCGCTGGCCGCCGCGACCGTCGCAACCGCAATCGCGTCGGCCTTTTACTTCCTCGAGCGGGACCTCGCCGGCGTGCCAGTCCCGATCGGAACCGTCGTCATGGGCGCGCTGGCGGCTGCAGTGCTTCGCGCCGAGCGTCGGTGA
- a CDS encoding type II/IV secretion system ATPase subunit: MANSRGNGSDESDGLLSGAKARLARSVRIVTGSSVDVEAYDPGEHDPLVTFDGLAGMDELERYWLNAPYAFVSINYDRGENEHRYHVVEPTLDELERELLERLFEDIRTPLLYRDDIQDDPETALMEELQTRLEAYGVVIDPETFYRLFYYLYRQFQGYGKIDPLMHDPAIEDVSCDGVDLPIFAYHEEYTDIETNVTFGRQELRNFVVQLAQRSGRHISVSDPVVSTTLPDGSRIELALGEEVTPRGSAFTIRKYAEEPFTPVDLLEFGTVDLDMLAFLWLAIESNKSLIFAGGTAAGKTTSMNAMSMFVPPRSKVLTIEDTRELSLYHDNWLSSVTRERFDEDDITMYDLLRSALRHRPEYIIVGEVRGQEAVTLFQAMNTGHTTYSTMHADSVQTVINRLENEPINVPRPMVASLDLLCVQVLTRHDDRRVRRIDTVAEIEGIDQRTGELDYSNTFAWDASDDSFRRRNSDLLEEIQEDRGWTRSELLNELDDRRAVLSYLWEEGVTDYRRFTAWVNRYYADKDAVMDDIQASDITTTE; the protein is encoded by the coding sequence ATGGCGAACTCACGAGGCAACGGGAGCGACGAGTCGGACGGGCTGTTGAGCGGCGCGAAGGCGCGACTGGCCCGTTCGGTGCGGATCGTCACGGGCTCGTCGGTCGACGTCGAGGCGTATGATCCCGGCGAGCACGACCCGCTGGTGACCTTCGACGGGCTTGCCGGCATGGACGAACTCGAGCGCTACTGGCTGAACGCCCCCTACGCGTTCGTCTCGATCAACTACGACCGCGGGGAAAACGAGCACCGCTATCACGTCGTCGAGCCGACCCTGGACGAACTCGAACGGGAACTGCTCGAACGGCTGTTCGAGGACATCCGGACACCGCTGCTCTACCGTGACGACATTCAGGACGATCCCGAGACGGCACTGATGGAGGAACTCCAGACCCGGCTGGAAGCCTACGGCGTCGTGATCGACCCTGAGACCTTCTACCGGCTGTTCTACTACCTCTACCGGCAGTTCCAGGGCTACGGTAAGATCGATCCGCTCATGCACGATCCGGCGATCGAGGACGTCTCCTGTGACGGGGTCGACCTGCCGATCTTCGCCTACCACGAGGAGTACACGGACATCGAGACCAACGTCACCTTCGGCCGCCAGGAGCTCCGGAACTTCGTCGTCCAGCTCGCACAGCGCTCGGGCCGGCACATCTCCGTGTCCGATCCGGTCGTCTCGACGACCCTGCCTGACGGGTCGCGGATCGAACTCGCACTCGGTGAAGAGGTCACGCCACGCGGGTCGGCGTTCACGATCCGCAAGTACGCCGAGGAGCCGTTCACGCCGGTCGATCTGCTGGAGTTCGGGACGGTCGATCTTGACATGCTCGCCTTCCTGTGGCTGGCGATCGAGTCCAACAAGTCGCTGATCTTCGCGGGCGGGACCGCAGCCGGCAAGACGACGAGCATGAACGCGATGTCGATGTTCGTCCCGCCGCGATCGAAGGTGCTGACGATCGAGGACACCCGGGAACTGTCGCTGTATCACGACAACTGGCTCTCCTCGGTGACGCGAGAGCGGTTCGACGAGGACGACATCACGATGTACGACCTGTTGCGGTCGGCGCTGCGCCACCGGCCCGAGTACATCATCGTCGGCGAGGTCCGCGGCCAGGAGGCGGTGACGCTCTTTCAGGCGATGAACACCGGCCACACGACCTACTCGACGATGCACGCCGACTCGGTCCAGACGGTGATCAACCGGCTGGAAAACGAGCCGATCAACGTGCCACGCCCGATGGTCGCCAGCCTCGACCTGCTCTGTGTGCAGGTCCTGACTCGCCACGACGACAGGCGCGTGCGCCGGATCGACACCGTCGCCGAGATCGAGGGCATCGACCAGCGGACCGGCGAACTCGACTACTCGAACACGTTCGCCTGGGATGCCAGCGACGACAGCTTCCGGCGACGGAACTCCGACCTGCTCGAGGAGATTCAGGAGGACCGCGGCTGGACCCGCTCGGAGCTGTTGAACGAACTCGACGACCGCCGCGCTGTGCTCTCGTATCTCTGGGAAGAGGGCGTGACCGACTACCGGCGTTTCACGGCGTGGGTCAACCGCTATTACGCCGACAAGGACGCCGTCATGGACGACATACAGGCGAGCGATATCACGACGACAGAGTGA
- a CDS encoding type II secretion system F family protein, with product MQPIQLLPLGIVTALVGLVSLVFVSSGVSGFLSRVSRLAFDRFVVDSAERKRSLEAAHVDQTYRIYATRTYLYVLVAGLVGGTVGVYLVAGTLVVLPAVAATLAQLPSVMGETLGDPNLVIELSPLARDLLYAGGGVAVGTLAATLAYVFRWQIPQSDAEVRRRGINEALPRTVAFMYALSRGGTTFPTVMRTLGDNEEIYGDAAAEIEVGVRQMDLFNVDVISALRRIAYRTPSEKWKTFTENLASVLQSGQSLPTFLQSQYERYQEEAEQRQNEILELLATIAEAYVTVLVAGILFLVTILLVFGLTTTDTLPFIKMIAYLIIPLANAGFMLFLMQKLEQLGIARESGVAQLEADDESTRAPETSSADRPRSKAVPETPTASADGGANAAVRSNFAQLRLYDRASRLKEVLAAPLQTIVWHPTRLLYVTVPLALLWVVFRMPDVLAGSGVSVRVLDDVLIQAGLFVLGTFAVVREIYKRRIDRIEAATPELLERLASLNEAGMSVVESLDRVRDSDLGALSDEVDRIWSDVEMGANVQAALVRFGRRVRTTSIARVVTLLTNAMHASGKIGPVLRIAATQSRSDLRMRRRRRQQMFTYLVVIYISFFVFLVIIIAVQEVLIPALPESVQTPEGPNRLGVNAEQFARLGEVDKAAYALVFFHTALVQAVFSGFIAGQLGEGTLKDGAKHAAGMLAIAYVAFLLLSSPVASINFGAQPATDGEQVTVESISMSDGGFVAVYLDDENRELLGRTAYLPPGTHRDVVVSLDDPPDRTELEVVAIPYLDTNDNQRFDYTGNDTDRPYPAGSYQVSVEATLTNRNATDDGAANTLQSRRLASPARTVTSATGGVPG from the coding sequence ATGCAACCGATCCAACTGCTGCCGCTCGGGATCGTCACGGCCCTCGTCGGGCTGGTCTCGCTCGTGTTCGTCAGCAGCGGCGTGAGCGGCTTTCTCTCGCGGGTCTCGCGGCTGGCGTTCGACCGATTCGTCGTCGACTCGGCGGAACGGAAGCGGTCGCTGGAGGCCGCACACGTCGATCAGACCTATCGGATCTACGCCACGCGGACGTATCTGTACGTGCTGGTCGCCGGGCTGGTCGGCGGGACTGTCGGCGTCTATCTCGTCGCCGGAACGCTCGTCGTGTTGCCGGCTGTGGCGGCCACGCTGGCCCAACTCCCCTCTGTCATGGGCGAGACGCTCGGCGATCCGAACCTCGTGATCGAGCTCTCGCCGCTGGCGCGGGACCTGCTGTACGCCGGCGGCGGGGTCGCCGTCGGGACGCTGGCCGCGACGCTCGCGTACGTCTTCCGCTGGCAGATCCCGCAGAGCGACGCCGAGGTCCGACGTCGCGGGATAAACGAGGCGCTCCCGCGGACGGTCGCGTTCATGTACGCCCTCTCGCGCGGCGGGACGACCTTCCCGACGGTGATGCGCACGCTGGGGGACAACGAGGAGATCTACGGCGACGCCGCCGCCGAGATCGAGGTCGGCGTCCGGCAGATGGACCTGTTCAACGTCGACGTGATCTCGGCGCTCAGGCGGATCGCGTATCGCACCCCGAGCGAGAAGTGGAAGACCTTCACGGAGAACCTCGCCAGCGTCCTCCAGAGCGGCCAGAGCCTGCCGACGTTCCTGCAGTCACAGTACGAACGCTACCAGGAGGAAGCCGAACAGCGCCAGAACGAAATCCTCGAACTGCTCGCGACGATCGCCGAGGCGTACGTGACGGTGCTGGTCGCGGGGATTCTGTTTCTGGTGACGATCCTGCTGGTGTTCGGGCTGACGACGACCGATACGCTGCCGTTCATCAAGATGATCGCGTACCTGATCATCCCGCTGGCCAATGCCGGGTTCATGCTCTTTCTGATGCAGAAACTCGAACAGCTCGGGATCGCCCGCGAGAGCGGCGTCGCACAGCTCGAAGCCGACGACGAGAGCACGAGGGCTCCCGAGACGTCCAGCGCGGACAGGCCCCGGAGCAAGGCCGTCCCCGAGACGCCGACGGCGAGCGCCGACGGCGGCGCGAACGCCGCGGTCCGGTCGAACTTCGCACAGCTGCGGCTGTACGACCGTGCGAGCCGCCTCAAGGAGGTGCTCGCGGCCCCGTTACAGACGATCGTCTGGCACCCCACGCGCCTGCTGTACGTGACCGTCCCGCTCGCGCTGCTGTGGGTCGTGTTCCGAATGCCCGACGTGCTGGCCGGATCCGGCGTCAGCGTTCGCGTTCTCGACGACGTGCTCATTCAGGCCGGGCTGTTCGTGCTCGGGACCTTCGCGGTCGTCAGGGAGATCTACAAGCGCCGGATCGATCGGATCGAGGCCGCCACGCCCGAGTTGCTCGAACGGCTCGCGAGCCTCAACGAGGCCGGGATGTCCGTCGTCGAGAGTCTCGATCGCGTTCGGGACAGCGATCTCGGGGCACTGAGCGACGAGGTCGATCGGATCTGGAGCGACGTGGAGATGGGCGCGAACGTCCAGGCGGCGCTGGTCCGGTTCGGACGGCGCGTCCGGACGACCTCGATCGCGCGCGTCGTGACGCTTCTGACCAACGCGATGCACGCCAGCGGCAAGATCGGTCCGGTCCTGCGGATCGCCGCCACCCAGTCACGCTCGGACCTGCGGATGCGACGCCGGCGACGCCAGCAGATGTTCACCTATCTCGTCGTCATCTACATCTCGTTTTTCGTCTTTCTCGTGATCATCATCGCCGTCCAGGAGGTGCTGATCCCGGCACTGCCCGAGTCGGTACAGACGCCCGAGGGGCCGAACCGGCTGGGGGTCAACGCCGAGCAGTTCGCCCGACTGGGCGAGGTGGACAAGGCCGCCTACGCGCTCGTGTTCTTCCACACGGCGCTGGTTCAGGCGGTGTTCTCGGGGTTCATCGCCGGTCAGCTCGGTGAGGGGACGCTCAAAGACGGCGCGAAACACGCCGCGGGAATGCTCGCCATCGCGTACGTGGCGTTCCTGCTGCTGTCGTCGCCGGTCGCGTCGATCAACTTCGGGGCCCAGCCCGCGACGGACGGCGAGCAGGTCACAGTCGAGTCCATCTCGATGTCCGACGGCGGGTTCGTCGCCGTCTATCTGGACGACGAGAACCGCGAACTGCTCGGACGCACGGCGTATCTCCCGCCGGGAACCCACCGCGACGTCGTCGTCTCCCTCGACGATCCGCCCGACAGGACGGAACTCGAAGTCGTTGCGATCCCCTATCTGGACACCAACGACAACCAACGGTTCGACTATACCGGCAACGACACCGATCGCCCGTACCCGGCGGGCAGCTATCAGGTGTCGGTCGAGGCGACGCTCACGAACCGGAACGCAACCGACGACGGCGCGGCGAATACACTTCAATCCCGTCGCCTCGCATCGCCTGCACGGACGGTCACGTCGGCGACCGGCGGCGTCCCCGGCTAG
- the ligA gene encoding ATP-dependent DNA ligase LigA: MDFAAFADRAAAIEAESADTAITERVGELLADADSELPIVVRFLQGRVFPAHDSRTLDIGPALCYEAIARAAGRNVTAEDVESRLADRGEIGAVAASYDFGGQQGLGAFTGGDDGGLTVAEVDEDLRAVAAATGDGSRDTKRDLLFGLFNRSSPEEARYLARLVLGEMRIGVGGGTVRDAIAGAFDLSVEAVERALQVTNDYGLVADIARDDGVDGLGELRLEIGRPVQAMLAQTGTVTGALEDWGTAAVEVKYDGARVQVHYDGESVRLFSRNMEEVTDPLPEVVAFLERELDAPAILDGEVVAVDEDGDPLPFQEVLRRFRRKHDVARAREDVTVRLRAFDCLHADGEDLLDAPLRDRRDRLETVLGSGVSEWWLADDAEAIADIEATALEEGHEGIMLKDPESTYSPGRRGKHWRKRKPDVETLDLVVTGAEWGEGRRAELLGTFEVSVRTPDVYAPVGNVATGITDERLEALTERLEPYIRSETGVAVDLEPAVVFEVGYEELQASNTYDSGYALRFPRFLGVREDKAPEDADTLDRVRRLADAQ, translated from the coding sequence ATGGACTTCGCCGCGTTCGCCGACCGGGCAGCAGCGATCGAAGCCGAAAGCGCCGACACGGCGATCACCGAACGCGTCGGCGAACTGCTGGCCGACGCCGACTCCGAGTTGCCGATAGTCGTCCGCTTCCTGCAGGGCCGGGTGTTCCCGGCTCACGACTCCCGAACGCTCGACATCGGGCCCGCGCTGTGCTACGAGGCGATCGCCCGGGCGGCCGGGCGGAACGTCACCGCCGAGGACGTCGAATCGAGACTCGCTGACCGCGGCGAGATCGGGGCCGTCGCGGCCAGCTACGACTTCGGCGGCCAGCAGGGGCTGGGGGCGTTCACCGGCGGCGACGACGGCGGGCTGACCGTCGCCGAAGTGGACGAGGACCTCCGCGCGGTCGCCGCCGCGACGGGCGACGGTAGCCGGGACACCAAGCGCGATCTCCTGTTCGGACTGTTCAACCGCTCGAGCCCCGAAGAGGCGCGCTATCTCGCCCGGCTCGTCCTCGGTGAGATGCGGATCGGCGTCGGCGGCGGGACGGTCCGGGACGCCATCGCCGGGGCCTTCGACCTGTCGGTCGAGGCGGTCGAACGGGCGCTACAGGTCACCAACGACTACGGGCTCGTGGCCGACATCGCACGCGATGACGGCGTCGACGGGCTCGGAGAACTCCGTCTCGAGATCGGCCGGCCCGTCCAGGCGATGCTCGCACAGACCGGGACAGTCACCGGCGCGCTGGAGGACTGGGGGACGGCCGCGGTCGAAGTCAAATACGACGGGGCGCGCGTCCAGGTACACTACGACGGCGAGAGCGTCCGGCTGTTCTCGCGCAACATGGAGGAAGTGACCGACCCGCTTCCGGAAGTCGTCGCCTTCCTCGAACGCGAACTGGACGCTCCGGCGATCCTCGACGGCGAGGTCGTCGCGGTCGACGAGGACGGCGACCCGCTCCCCTTTCAAGAGGTGCTGCGGCGCTTCCGGCGGAAACACGACGTCGCCAGGGCCCGCGAGGACGTCACGGTCCGACTCCGGGCGTTCGACTGCCTGCACGCAGATGGGGAGGACCTGCTCGACGCACCGCTTCGGGACCGCCGGGATCGGCTCGAAACGGTGCTCGGGTCGGGAGTCTCAGAGTGGTGGCTCGCTGACGACGCAGAAGCGATCGCCGACATCGAGGCGACCGCGCTCGAAGAAGGTCACGAGGGGATCATGCTCAAAGACCCCGAATCGACGTATTCGCCGGGCCGTCGGGGCAAACACTGGCGAAAGCGCAAACCCGACGTAGAGACGCTCGATCTGGTCGTGACAGGTGCGGAGTGGGGCGAAGGTCGCCGCGCGGAACTGCTCGGCACGTTCGAGGTCTCGGTTCGCACGCCCGACGTCTACGCGCCGGTCGGCAACGTGGCGACAGGGATCACCGACGAGCGGCTCGAAGCGCTGACCGAGCGCCTCGAACCCTACATTCGGAGCGAAACCGGCGTCGCAGTCGATCTCGAGCCCGCGGTCGTCTTCGAGGTCGGCTACGAGGAGTTGCAGGCCTCGAACACCTACGACTCGGGCTACGCGCTGCGGTTCCCCCGGTTTCTCGGCGTCCGCGAGGACAAAGCCCCCGAGGACGCCGACACGCTCGATCGCGTCCGGCGACTCGCCGACGCGCAGTAG
- a CDS encoding MBL fold metallo-hydrolase yields MPVTHDGLTIEWLGYATVRLEAADGTVVYLDPGRYGVLTGDWEPDTPGVSHPPSRDYRPEDGDVVCVTHVHHYDPDGIDRVADEDATVIAFEGMDVRGSRRDLPRLAELEYEVRTVDAESDLVVAGVPIWTLPAYNEPDGPHTRPDGSPFHPEGRGCGFLLSIDGTRVCWPGDTDVLDGHAALEVDVFLPPIGGAFTMDRSEAAALAVELDPELVVPIHYNTFAALETDPEAFASELAAADVSVALDA; encoded by the coding sequence ATGCCAGTCACCCACGACGGACTCACCATCGAGTGGCTCGGGTACGCGACGGTACGGCTCGAAGCGGCTGACGGGACGGTCGTCTATCTCGATCCCGGTCGCTACGGCGTGCTCACCGGCGACTGGGAGCCGGACACGCCGGGCGTGTCTCATCCGCCGAGCCGCGACTACCGGCCCGAGGACGGCGATGTCGTCTGTGTCACGCACGTCCATCACTATGATCCGGACGGGATCGACCGGGTCGCGGACGAGGACGCCACGGTCATCGCCTTCGAGGGGATGGACGTTCGGGGCTCGCGGCGCGATCTCCCGCGGCTGGCCGAGCTCGAGTACGAGGTTCGGACAGTCGACGCCGAGTCCGATCTCGTCGTGGCTGGCGTGCCGATCTGGACGCTCCCGGCCTACAACGAACCGGACGGCCCACACACCCGCCCCGACGGCTCGCCGTTCCATCCGGAGGGGCGGGGCTGTGGCTTCCTGCTCTCGATCGACGGGACTCGCGTCTGCTGGCCCGGCGACACCGACGTGCTCGACGGCCACGCCGCGCTCGAGGTCGACGTGTTCCTCCCGCCGATCGGCGGGGCGTTCACGATGGATCGCTCCGAGGCCGCGGCGCTCGCCGTCGAGCTGGACCCCGAGCTGGTCGTCCCGATCCACTACAACACCTTCGCAGCGCTTGAAACCGATCCCGAGGCGTTCGCGTCCGAACTAGCGGCCGCCGACGTGTCGGTCGCGCTCGACGCCTAA
- a CDS encoding DUF309 domain-containing protein → MDAHLRAGIAIYNEGYYHAAHDAWEEHWLTLSAGPDKDFLQGLIQFTAAAYHTTTGNWIGTRKLARKAQTYLEGLGRRYRGVDLRSVRLHLRALEREPERVGRESPPAIEHEGRALKFEALGFEATAVAATVLAEEWGYDEDAFERAAEYARSDVESGYETSPFVALLFDFVREDDRRESSDRASGEERPASRKDDRREPSDGASDTGVEQADHRDIIAQRLGEHVQRRAGRENDVAGLF, encoded by the coding sequence ATGGACGCACACCTCCGGGCCGGGATCGCGATTTACAACGAGGGGTACTACCACGCCGCCCACGACGCTTGGGAGGAACACTGGCTGACGTTGTCGGCGGGCCCGGACAAGGACTTCCTGCAGGGGTTGATCCAGTTCACGGCCGCAGCCTATCACACGACGACCGGCAACTGGATCGGGACACGGAAGCTTGCGAGGAAGGCACAGACCTATCTCGAGGGGCTCGGAAGGCGGTATCGAGGCGTGGATCTGCGGTCGGTCCGGTTGCATCTCCGTGCGCTCGAACGGGAGCCCGAGCGAGTCGGCCGCGAGTCGCCGCCGGCGATCGAACACGAGGGTCGAGCGCTCAAGTTCGAGGCGCTCGGCTTCGAGGCGACCGCCGTCGCGGCGACGGTGCTCGCCGAGGAGTGGGGATACGACGAGGACGCCTTCGAGCGGGCCGCCGAGTACGCCCGCAGCGACGTCGAGAGCGGCTACGAGACGAGCCCGTTTGTGGCGTTGCTGTTCGATTTTGTACGCGAGGACGACCGCAGGGAGTCCTCGGATAGAGCGAGCGGGGAGGAACGACCCGCGAGCCGCAAGGACGACCGCAGGGAGCCCTCGGACGGTGCGAGCGATACCGGCGTCGAGCAGGCTGACCACCGGGATATCATCGCACAGCGGCTCGGCGAACACGTCCAGCGTCGTGCGGGCCGCGAGAACGACGTCGCCGGACTGTTCTAG
- a CDS encoding MinD/ParA family ATP-binding protein yields MTGATVLTIGGAKGGAGKTAMAINVASALRSVGFSVALVDADLGTTNVADVLELDVETSIHEVLAGEADVQSAITTAETGLDVLSGGDSIAYLAEADPAELRSVIDTLSSAYDTVVVDTGTGLSHEVLVPFGLADGVALVSTPEDTSIVDTRKTAEVVEKVDGTLLGVVVNRVTEATDLDRVREKIDLPLLTLLPEDPRASKTEPVVMNAAATDLAEAYRQLATTLHRQIGDSD; encoded by the coding sequence GTGACTGGGGCAACCGTACTGACGATCGGTGGCGCGAAAGGCGGTGCTGGCAAGACCGCCATGGCGATCAACGTCGCTTCGGCGTTGCGGTCGGTCGGGTTCTCGGTCGCGCTCGTCGACGCTGACCTCGGGACGACGAACGTTGCCGACGTGCTCGAACTCGACGTCGAGACCTCGATTCACGAGGTGCTCGCGGGCGAGGCGGACGTTCAATCGGCAATCACGACCGCCGAGACCGGTCTGGACGTGCTCTCGGGCGGCGACTCGATCGCGTACCTGGCCGAGGCCGATCCCGCCGAGCTCCGGTCCGTGATCGACACGCTCTCGAGCGCGTACGACACCGTCGTCGTCGACACCGGGACCGGGCTGAGTCACGAGGTGCTGGTCCCGTTCGGACTCGCCGACGGCGTCGCGCTCGTCTCGACGCCGGAAGACACGTCGATCGTGGACACGCGCAAGACCGCCGAGGTCGTCGAGAAGGTCGACGGGACGCTGCTGGGCGTCGTCGTCAACCGCGTGACCGAGGCGACCGACCTCGACCGCGTCCGCGAGAAGATCGACCTCCCGCTGCTTACGCTGCTGCCCGAGGATCCACGGGCCAGCAAGACCGAACCGGTCGTGATGAACGCCGCCGCCACGGACCTCGCGGAGGCCTATCGCCAGCTCGCGACGACCCTGCACCGGCAAATCGGAGACAGCGACTGA
- the pyrF gene encoding orotidine-5'-phosphate decarboxylase has product MKFFDRLAERIDAVDSVVSVGLDPDPDRLPASVADADLPRFQFNRRIIDATHEHAACYKPNAAFYEGPDGWAALEETIAYAHGKGVPVLLDAKRGDIGNTARQYASALDPDGLDADAITVNPYLGRDSLEPFLQREDKGVFVLGRTSNPGGADLQNLELATGEPLYERVAALADLWNDNDNVGLVVGATNPDELESIREAVPDIPFLVPGVGAQGGDAEAAVEHGLVEWDGPEASGLDVGLVNSSRGIIFAGEEARGGADAYFGAAGQAARQLATRLEQFR; this is encoded by the coding sequence ATGAAATTCTTCGACCGGCTGGCCGAGCGCATCGACGCAGTCGACAGCGTCGTCTCCGTCGGACTCGATCCGGATCCCGATCGCCTCCCAGCGTCCGTCGCCGACGCCGACCTGCCGCGCTTTCAGTTCAACCGCCGGATCATCGATGCGACCCACGAGCATGCCGCCTGCTACAAGCCCAACGCGGCCTTCTACGAGGGGCCCGACGGCTGGGCCGCCCTCGAGGAGACGATCGCCTACGCCCACGGGAAGGGCGTGCCAGTCCTGCTGGACGCCAAGCGCGGCGACATCGGTAACACGGCCCGCCAGTACGCGAGCGCGCTCGATCCCGACGGACTGGACGCCGACGCGATCACGGTCAACCCGTATCTGGGACGGGACTCTCTGGAGCCGTTCCTCCAGCGCGAGGACAAGGGCGTGTTCGTCCTCGGTCGCACGTCGAATCCGGGCGGTGCAGACCTGCAGAACCTGGAACTGGCCACCGGCGAGCCGCTGTACGAGCGCGTCGCCGCGCTGGCGGACCTCTGGAACGACAACGACAACGTCGGGCTGGTCGTCGGCGCGACGAACCCCGACGAACTCGAATCGATCCGCGAGGCCGTCCCCGACATCCCGTTTCTCGTCCCGGGGGTCGGCGCACAGGGCGGCGACGCCGAGGCCGCCGTCGAACACGGGCTCGTCGAGTGGGACGGCCCGGAGGCGTCCGGCCTCGACGTGGGGCTGGTCAACTCCTCGCGAGGGATCATCTTCGCCGGCGAGGAGGCCCGCGGCGGCGCGGACGCTTACTTCGGTGCAGCGGGGCAGGCAGCCAGGCAGCTCGCGACGCGACTCGAGCAGTTCCGGTAA